From the genome of Candidatus Binatota bacterium:
GGGGCGGGCGCCGCCGTGGCCTCGGGCATGGTCCCGATCGCGCACGCCAACGACGGTGGGGGGTCTATTCGACTACCGGCCGGCTGGTCGGGCCTGGTAGGGCTCAAGCCGAGCAGGGGGAGAACCTGCGCTGGCCCCCCGGTAGTGAGCGACATCATGCATGGCTTTGCCGTCGAAGGCTGCGTGTCGCGGACGGTGAACGATACGGCAGCGGTGCTCGACGCTATTGCTCCGTACGACCCCCTGGCCTGGTATACCGCACCTCGGCCCGCCACGACCTTCCTCGACGCCAGCAGGTCGAGTAGCAGCGGATCGCAGCGCGTCGCTTTTACAACAACTTCGCCCATGGGGGATCCGGTGGACCAGGAAGCCATCAAGGCGGTTGAGTTTACTGCGCGTTTGCTCGAGGAAGCCGGCCACGAAGTATTTGAAGCGGCACCGGATTGGCAAATGGGGCCCGAGTTTCTGGAACTTTTCAAAATCGTCTGGAACACCGGTCCTCTTTTCTGGGACGTGCAGGACTGGAGCAAGGTGGAGCCCTTGAACGTGGCCATGCGCGAATCGGCCATGCAGACAAGCAGTGCCGATTACGTGGCCAGCGTGGCTGCATTGCAGATGTACTCGCGCCGGGTCGTAACGTCGTGGCAGAACTTTGACGTACTCCTCACGCCCACGGCCGCCTGCCTACCACCTCCTATCGGCCTGTTATGGGATGGGGCTGACGACGATCCCATGTCCCCGCTCAACAAGTCCGCGCAACTGGTACCTTTCACCCCGGTGTTCAATGTCACTGGCCAGCCGGCTATATCTCTGCCCGTGCATTTGTCGGCCGAAGGCCTGCCGGTAGGAATTCAGCTCGTGGCTGGCCCCTGGCAGGACGAGCTGCTTCTGCAGTTGGGTGCGCAGCTCGAAGCCGTCGTTGGCTGGGCCGAGCGGATTCCGGGCCAGTCCGACTGAGCCCGGCGCCTCTACTTGTGCACAAAAATGTGCAGCGCGTTTGAAGACCAGCCTTCACGTTGCTAACCCTCAAAGCGGGCAGGGGGAGCAGGGTGTACTCGGGATCAGGTAAAGTCGCTCTCTGCGGGCGAATAGCAGGCGCAGCGGTGGGCTTGTTGCTTCTGTTTTCCGGGCCGCTGGTCCAGCCCCGCGCTGCCGCTGCTGCTGGTTTTTCGATACTGAACGCGGACTTTCCCGACAGCGGACTCAATGATCCCACCGTGCTGGAAGCGGTGCCTGGTAGCAGCGCGGGCACCTTGGGCGAACAGCGTCTCGACGCCCTGCGCTACGCGGCGGGGCTATGGGAGGAAACCCTCGCAAACGAAGTAGAAATCGTTCTGCGGGTCCGTTTCGTCGAACTCGGCGGCACGCTCTACGGAGCGGTGCTGGGCTCGGCGGCCGCCATGACGGTGCACCGTGATTTTGCGGGAGCGCCCCTTTCCTCGACCTACTACCCAGCGGCGCTGGCTAATAACCTGGCCGGGCTTGACCTCAACGGCGGCATTCCCGAGATATGGATAACGTTTAACGCGTCGCTCGACCGTGACGCCGTGCTGGGTGAACGCAGCTGGTACTATGGACATGACGGCGAGGTACCCTGCGGCCCGCGTGGTTGCGACATAGACCTCGTTTCGGTGGCCCTTCACGAGATCGCCCACGGCCTGGGTTTTACTACGCTGTTTGATTACGGGAGTGGAGAGAAATTCGACAGCAGGCTGCGTTGCCCGGGCATGGGCCTTTGCTCGCTTGCCGAGGGTTGCGCTAATGGTGCGTGCCTCAGGCGGGGCTACGACGACAGGTACCTGCTGCAATTGATCGAGGCGGGTACGGGCAATGCTCTCTCCACCATGACGTCGGCGGACCGCGCGTCGGTGCTGGTCTCCGACGGCGGCCTTGCCTGGTCCGGCGACGAGCTCGCCCGAGCGTCGGTGCTGCTTAACAGCGGAGTCGATGTCAACGGAGACGTCCACATGCATGACCCTGCCCGCCTGGCGCCGGGTTCCTCGGTTACTCACTTCAGCCCGGCGCTGTCGCCCGACCAGTTCATGGAGCCGGGTTATACTGGACCAATTCATGACACCGATCTGCCTGGGGGGCTGGCCGCCTACCTGTTGGCTGATCTCGGCTGGTCCCTGAGAGGGAAGTCCCGTTGTGGCGATGCTGATGGCTCAGGACAGGTCGGCATCGCCGATGCTCTCACCGTACTCAGGAGTGCGCTGGGTCTGCCCGGTAGCTGCCCGCTCAGCGCATGTGACGTGAACGGCGACCAGAAAATCTCGGTGGTCGATGCGCTGCTGATTCTTTCACTCGTGGTTGGCAACCCGGTGTCATTCGACTGCAGCGCCGCTTGACCTCAAGCCTACCCCCCCGAACGGGGTAGCAGCGGCTACTTTTTACCCATCCGGGTGGGAGGGGTCGGGTGGTGACGTAGCGTACACTTTCTACTGCTACTGCCCTTTGTGGAGTGTCTCAGGCTCGGCTGAGGCAGAACACGAGGACAAAAAACGAGACATGGCCACCACGCGCAACCGTAAGAGTTTCTACAGCATAGGTGAGGTCGCGGCTATGCTTGAACTCAAACCCCACGTCCTGCGTTACTGGGAGGATGAATTCGACGAGGTCAAACCGGGCAGGGGGGAGAAATCCAAGCAGCGGCGTTACGAGCCGCGCGATATCGAGACGCTGGCGCAGATCAAGTCGCTGCTAAGGGAAAAAGGGTTAACCGTGGCCGGTGCTCGCAACTACTTGTCCGACCAGGGGCACAGTTCGCCATGGAATGGCCACATTATACGCGCGGGGCGAGCCCAGATGAAAAAGCTCGCCACCGAGATGCGGAAGCGCAAGGACTGAGCTCGCGATTCCAGCCTTTGTTGCCCGAACGTCACGCGCGAGCTAGTAAATCCACCTGAAGCTGATCAGGCCCCCGTAGCTCAGGTGGATAGAGCACAGGATTCCTAATCCTGGGGTCGCACGTTCGAGTCGTGCCGGGGGCACTTCAGGCTGGACACCTTTCGACGGGCATAACTTGTTCGGACGGGCGGTAAGGCTATTCTTGCCGAGCCCGTCCGCGGCTGCCCAGCAGTCCCGGTCACGGAGTAAGTGACGGTTCCTGGAAAATAAATGACCCCGAATTCGCGTACTTTACCCCCCGTTTTTTTAGCTGCTGCCCTGGCCCTTGCCGGGCTGTCGGCGGGCTGCGGTTCCGGGGGCTCTTTGAACGCGCCCGCCAGTCCCGGCGCTGAGATCGTTCCGGCTTCCTATCTCGTGGACGTTGGAGGCCGCTACCAGCTAGACGCGAGCGGCTCGACTGATCCGGTGGGCGGCGGTCTTACTTACTCCTGGCGCTTGTTTGCACCCACTGGAAGCGCGGCCGTGCTCGAGGACCACTGCGAGGACAACCCGTTAGAGATCTGTACGTCCAACGATGATGATGTATGCAGTGATGGGCAGGGCTTCTGCGCTAGTGATGACGATTGCGCGGAAGACGCTACCTGCCTCTTTAACACCGGTAGCGTTTCGTCTGAGTGCACGACAGGCATGTGCCGGGTCGGAGAGGGCGACGAGGGGGCTAACGCATCTTTCGTGGCTGATCTCGCCGGCAGCTACGAGGTCAGACTGGTAACCTTCACCACCAAAGGCGGTACCGACATCGAAGTGGCGCATCTTGAGACCTTTCCTTCATTGTACGTTGTGGGTTCGCTGGCTGGCTTCGGTGGCACCGAGGGCGCGGCCCTTACTGTAATCGACGACCCCGATGTCTTCGCCCCCGATGCGACCAGGGGCGCCGCTAACCCTGTGACTGGAAACCTGTTGTTGCTCGACAGGATACTTGGCAAGATCCGCGAGTTTTCGGCGGTGGACGGAAGCGCGATCGGAAGCTTCGGTGAAACCGACATCCAGCTTACTGACCCCGTTGATCTTGCTTTCAGTGAAACCGGCGAACTCTACGTCGTCGAAGGCGACGGAGTGGTCAGCGTTTTTAACGCCGCCAATGGACTGCTCGTGTCGGTATTCGGCGACGTGACTTCGGGCGTCGAAGAAGTCGTCAATATTGCTATTTCACCCTTGACCGGGGAGCTGCTGGCTGTAGACGGGCGGGCCGGGGAGCCTGCACGGCGTTACAGTGCCAGTGGTTTTCTAGGGGACCTGGGCGAGACCGCCGTGGCCGGAAGGCTGGTGGACATCGCTTTTGCGGGAGGGTTGCCGGGTTCGCTCTTCCTGGCCGACGCCACCGGGAGCCTCTACCGTTGCGCAGCCGACGGCAGCTCCTGCGCGGTTTCGGCCGCTGCCGACGGTTTGCTGGCCGGTGGTGGCCCCTCGGCGGTCGCGGGCAATCCCAGTTACGCGTTCTCGGCGGCCTCAAGTGCCGCGGTGCTGCTGGCCGACGCCGTTAACGGCTGGGTGGTGGCGTGTAACGAAGCCGCGACCAGCTGCCAGGTTTTTGGTGACACTGACACACTGATCTCCGACTTCAACGATCTCTTTTATGCTCCGCCTGAAACACCGACGACGACTTCGACCTCCAGCACTACGACTACACTCACCGGTGGCTGAGGATAGCTTCCGACGGTGAGAGACAGGGCCTGCTTCGAAGAGAATGAACGCAGGGACCTCGCGCCCTATGCCATGGCCTCAGCCGACAGCCGAGGTCGCGAATACCCCGAAGAAGAGCACCGATTCAGGCTGGCTTTTCAGCGCGACCGCGACCGCATCATTCACTCTACGGCCTTCAGGCGACTGGAGTACAAGACCCAGGTCTTCGTAAACCACGAGGGCGATTATTACCGTACACGCCTGACTCACACACTGGAAACGGCCCAGATAACGCGCACCGTCGCCCGCGCCATGGGACTGAACCAGGATCTCGCAGAGGCCGTCGCGCTGGCTCACGATCTTGGGCACACACCATTCGGGCACGCCGGTGAACACGCCATGGCCGAGCTCATGAAGGAGCACGGCGGCTTTGAGCATAACGCGCAGAGCCTGCGCATAGTCGAGAAGCTCGAAGAGCGTTACCCCGGTTTCCCCGGCCTCAATCTTTCCTACGAGGTCAGGGAGGGCATCCTCAAGCACTCCACCTGGTACGATCGGCCGCGGGTGTCGTCGTACAACCCAGGGGAGCAACCACCGATAGAGGCCCAGATCGTCGATTTTGCCGACGAGATTGCCTACAACTGCCACGACATCGATGATGGACTGCAGTCGGGCATGCTGGCCCTCGAAGACCTGGCCGACGTAGATCTCTGGGCGGGCCACTACGAGGCCGTGCAGGCTGCCTACGCGGGCGAATCGGCCCAGGTGCTGCGTTACCAGGCCGTCAAGCGCCTGTTGGACGAGATGGTCGCCGATCTATTGGCTTACCTGGACAAGCAGCTTGCCGACAACGGCGTAAAGGACATGACTGACGTGCGCACCGCGGGAAAGCGCCTGGCCGGCTTCAGCGAGGACATGAACAGCCGCACGGCGGATCTCAAGCAACGCCTCATGCTTCGGCTCTACCAGCACCAGCGCGTGCGTCGCATGGGCGCCAAGGCCGGAAGGGTCATGCGGGGCCTTTTCGAGGCCTACTTGCAGGAGCCTTACCAGATGCCGCCACACGTGGTGCAGCGCGGCGACAAAATGCCCATGGCCAGGGTCATTGCCGACTATATCGCAGGCATGACGGATCGCTTTGCCCTCGAGGAATACGCCAAGCTTTACGACCCCTGGGAGTCCGTCTGAGCTTCCGGCTTGTTGGCGATCCTGCTCTCCCCAGCAATCGCCGTTCGTCGCTGGGTTTACATAATATATCTTATCGGACGCAACGGCCTTTGATTGGGTGCGTGGATCCCGGCCTGCCCCGGCTCTGTTGAGGAGTGAAATGCTCCGCTCGCCCCCTCTTTGGTGGCGCGCAATCGGGCTCGTTCGGCCTTCACGGACGGCGCGCCCGCGGGGATCGCGCAGGTGGCCTGTTCGCTGCCGAACTGAACGTAGAAAAGCTCCTGATATCGGAGACTTAAGTGGTCGCCTGTGGGTGCCGGCCTTTAGTTGGCGAGCGACTGCTGGCGCCTGGAGAGCTCGTCGGCGTCTGACAGCCCCGGAAAGTGCTCCAGCAACGATTCTATGGCCTCGAGGGCCACGCTGCTGTCCTCTCCAGCGTCGGCAACGCGCAGCCTGGCACGCAGGGCCGGCTCACGGTACGGGGCGTCTATGCGCGCGGCCATTTCGAGGGCTTTATCGGCCTGGCTGTTGTCACCGGCGGCCTCTGCCGCGGCCGCTTGGCCCACCAGGGCTATCTGCCGGAGGTAAGGCGTGCGCGCTGCGCTGGCAAACGACGCGTAGTGTCCTGCCGCCTGCTCAAAGCGGCCCTCGTTGTAAGCCAGGCGCGCCGCGTAAAGGCTCGCGAGGTCACCGTAGGGTCGATTGCCGTCGACCGTCAGCTGGTCGAGGACGATGGCCGCGGTGGCAAAGCTTTCGGAACGAATAGCGTCGGTGGCCCGTACAAAGGCAGCCGCGTCGCTTTCTTCAAGGCTGGTACGCCAGGAACTGAAGGCGGCGCCGGCTACGAAGACCAGGGCCACGCCACCCACTACGGCTGCTACCCGGGTGTGGTTATTCTGCGCGTACTCCAGGGCCTTGCCGAAGGCGGTAAAGAACTTGTCCGGAGCCTTGAGGTCCTTACGATTAAAAGATGCGTCCGCGGCCATTTGAGCTACCCCTCTATATTTGCCGGTTTCGCCGCTCTCGCCCGGCTGGCGGGCATCGCGGCGGTCGCCGGGTGCTTACATCTTGTACTTGAAGTCATCCGGGTCGAGGTTTTCGAGTATATCGACCCATTGGTCTGGTGAAACGTCCGAGAGGTCCCTTTCGCCTTCGAGCGCTACCGGCTCTTCCTGGCCCGATCGCGAAGCCTCGGTGGCTTCTATCACCCCGTCAGCCACGTAAATGGGAGTGCCCGTGCGCAGTGCCAGCGATATGGCATCACTGGGACGCGCGTCGAGGGTCAACTGCTGCCCCGCAGCCTTGAGCTTGATGACGGCAAAAAAGGTTCCGTCCCTGATCTCGGTGACTTCTATGCGTTCGACGCTGGCGCCCAGCTTCTCGATGGCGACGCAGAGGAGATCGTGGGTCATGGGCCGGGTCATCTTGACGCCCTCGAGCTCGGTCGCCATCGAGGTCGCCTCCAGCTGGCCTATCCAGATCGGCAGGTTCAGAGCGCCCCCCTCATCTCGAAGGATGACGATGGGGGTCTTGGTGACCGGGTCCAGGGCCAGGCCACCAACAGACATACGAACAAAACCGTCGGCACTCATTCCACTGCGATTGTGTCCCCGGGGACAGCGTTCGTCAACCGCCGCAATTCAGAACGCTTGTTCGACCGCTCAGGTTGTGGCCAGCAGATCCACGACCTTGTAGAGCTGCCTCAGGTTTCGACACTCCTCCACTACGTCGCAGTGGACCGCATAGACCTGCATTTCACTGTCGCCAAAGCCCCAGGTAGAGCGGTTTTCCGGGTTCAGCCATATAACGCGTCGGGCCCGTTGCTGTATGTCTCTTAGAGCCCAGTCGTTGGCAGCGTTGTAGTTGTTTCGCGCATCGCCGAGGACGATGACGGTGGTGCGGCCGTCGATCGTATCGAGCTGGTCGCGGTGAAACTGGCTGAACGCGCGTCCGAAGTTAGAGTGCGCGTAGACGTTTACCACGTCGCCGGTGATGGCCTGTTGGATGGCCGACTGGATCTCGTTTTCGGCAAAAAGGCGGGTGACTTCACCCATGTCGGCAACGAAGACAAAGCTGCGCACTCTCGAGTACATGTCCTGCAAAGAGTGCACGAACTGGAGCATAAAGCGCGAGACGGTTCGTACCGAATCCGATATGTCGCACAGCACCACGACGCTGGGCCGCTCTCTTTTCCTGCGGTCGTAACGAACCCGAAACGGTATACCGCCGAATTCCATCGATTGGCGTAGCGTCGACTTAACGTCGAGGCGACCGCGCTTGGCCCGCTTGTACCGCAGGGCCAGCAGGTTGCGCAAGCGCCTGGCAAGGACGGCCACGGCGTC
Proteins encoded in this window:
- a CDS encoding amidase; translated protein: MDNHSILFASGLQLAERIKKREISPVEVVQACLDQVDRVNPEINAIIWRRDEQLLEEARLAEEKVMSGDDLPPFHGVPMPVKDLTDVEGWPTTFGSMGAKNRVAPGDATVVSQFRDAGFLLMGRSNTPEFGTLPVTENQAWGATRNPWDKTRSPGGSSGGAGAAVASGMVPIAHANDGGGSIRLPAGWSGLVGLKPSRGRTCAGPPVVSDIMHGFAVEGCVSRTVNDTAAVLDAIAPYDPLAWYTAPRPATTFLDASRSSSSGSQRVAFTTTSPMGDPVDQEAIKAVEFTARLLEEAGHEVFEAAPDWQMGPEFLELFKIVWNTGPLFWDVQDWSKVEPLNVAMRESAMQTSSADYVASVAALQMYSRRVVTSWQNFDVLLTPTAACLPPPIGLLWDGADDDPMSPLNKSAQLVPFTPVFNVTGQPAISLPVHLSAEGLPVGIQLVAGPWQDELLLQLGAQLEAVVGWAERIPGQSD
- a CDS encoding bifunctional nuclease family protein, which produces MSADGFVRMSVGGLALDPVTKTPIVILRDEGGALNLPIWIGQLEATSMATELEGVKMTRPMTHDLLCVAIEKLGASVERIEVTEIRDGTFFAVIKLKAAGQQLTLDARPSDAISLALRTGTPIYVADGVIEATEASRSGQEEPVALEGERDLSDVSPDQWVDILENLDPDDFKYKM
- a CDS encoding MerR family transcriptional regulator, with product MATTRNRKSFYSIGEVAAMLELKPHVLRYWEDEFDEVKPGRGEKSKQRRYEPRDIETLAQIKSLLREKGLTVAGARNYLSDQGHSSPWNGHIIRAGRAQMKKLATEMRKRKD
- a CDS encoding tetratricopeptide repeat protein — encoded protein: MAADASFNRKDLKAPDKFFTAFGKALEYAQNNHTRVAAVVGGVALVFVAGAAFSSWRTSLEESDAAAFVRATDAIRSESFATAAIVLDQLTVDGNRPYGDLASLYAARLAYNEGRFEQAAGHYASFASAARTPYLRQIALVGQAAAAEAAGDNSQADKALEMAARIDAPYREPALRARLRVADAGEDSSVALEAIESLLEHFPGLSDADELSRRQQSLAN
- a CDS encoding deoxyguanosinetriphosphate triphosphohydrolase gives rise to the protein MASADSRGREYPEEEHRFRLAFQRDRDRIIHSTAFRRLEYKTQVFVNHEGDYYRTRLTHTLETAQITRTVARAMGLNQDLAEAVALAHDLGHTPFGHAGEHAMAELMKEHGGFEHNAQSLRIVEKLEERYPGFPGLNLSYEVREGILKHSTWYDRPRVSSYNPGEQPPIEAQIVDFADEIAYNCHDIDDGLQSGMLALEDLADVDLWAGHYEAVQAAYAGESAQVLRYQAVKRLLDEMVADLLAYLDKQLADNGVKDMTDVRTAGKRLAGFSEDMNSRTADLKQRLMLRLYQHQRVRRMGAKAGRVMRGLFEAYLQEPYQMPPHVVQRGDKMPMARVIADYIAGMTDRFALEEYAKLYDPWESV